One genomic segment of Desulfobacterales bacterium includes these proteins:
- a CDS encoding DUF11 domain-containing protein, whose protein sequence is MEKNNDYDFCIFNETNQGRGDKKLTRYSRILRYFNLTSYHQIAMILVALLYAIALFGCAQDGKDGANATPANVGSIDVSVNPAIGKVTLDGPESYTQTFTGNRLLTDLEPGFYKASAIAPGFNQMDEQINVIAGQTSRILLNLEPMRIISDAPRTVYRDAQGNLVSLDNSKMNYGEFIFYAWLEDQTEGILTTGLTSGVVSDPGKPSIDEQKESAPSFTQNLAGAWVGLKTDTGVYPVIGADVRWEIDQYYFGRFNSMQFGTSDDNRSADNTGIFDDQADTRTNNGRLEAERFPIYMSEYPLYNQTGVMSPFTDGFTWVTLFSPDPLAAGRIVAVATINGEEIGKQILYKNFAPKPELKIAKSVDLDVVNLINGKATVTWTVNFENVGNGEAKNVDIEDFLSLGSGESYTLGAIPSGSVLVGDGFTYSFPLGSAWSSTLVNTKTLTFQATVTEAGTYCNEAQILAYSDENNTWTPVGLNAQACFTALESKLSIVKDFVAEDNITSLGKSLTVAANEPAHLRVRVYNNGSGSATGVQVNDALTSGDANAYQLISVSTGTPNNSDGFDTNIGDLAAGATTTLLFTVTASVDGVYCDTATVSATSGSIGIGSDSACLTVATPRLTITKVDAPKSVLPGASYTSTIVVSNSGNATAMNVVISDVLGMNTSVNVQAIYVSSSLNGLSGTLSNSVITAKTFNLTAGDSITFIVVSRIPLGAVSGTYCNTATVTSSNAGTDQASDCVDVPAFSALQTELIDLNDPVAVGSNVTFFTALYVEALSNEGVGKDKLTYSFGLIDPTILGIPGVFRVVSTEVYLDTAPIRDPATGLVVSDTSNATAVRLTPGSDYTIDNSTEGMQVINMATGVVLQPNTARYIVHEVLVPSGTPTNKLYTTSYVWHSVGLVNPSNTYETSSSEPTTVLP, encoded by the coding sequence ATGGAAAAAAACAATGACTATGACTTTTGTATTTTCAACGAGACTAACCAGGGAAGGGGGGATAAAAAACTAACAAGATACTCGCGTATACTTCGCTATTTTAACCTTACCTCTTATCACCAAATCGCGATGATCCTCGTGGCGCTCTTATACGCTATAGCTCTTTTCGGGTGCGCACAAGACGGTAAAGACGGGGCGAATGCTACCCCTGCTAATGTCGGTTCTATCGATGTCAGCGTTAATCCGGCCATAGGGAAGGTCACTTTGGATGGACCTGAGAGCTACACTCAAACCTTCACCGGCAATAGATTGCTGACCGATTTGGAGCCAGGATTTTACAAAGCCAGTGCGATAGCGCCAGGCTTCAACCAAATGGATGAGCAAATCAACGTCATCGCCGGTCAGACCTCACGCATTTTACTCAATCTTGAGCCTATGCGCATCATATCTGACGCTCCTCGCACAGTATATCGCGATGCTCAGGGGAACCTCGTCTCGTTAGATAACAGCAAAATGAATTACGGTGAGTTTATCTTTTACGCATGGCTCGAGGACCAGACCGAAGGGATTCTCACCACCGGTTTGACATCTGGCGTCGTCAGTGATCCAGGCAAACCCTCCATTGATGAGCAGAAAGAGTCTGCTCCGAGCTTCACTCAGAACCTTGCCGGCGCATGGGTCGGCTTAAAAACCGACACAGGGGTGTATCCCGTAATTGGAGCCGATGTACGCTGGGAGATCGACCAATATTATTTCGGAAGATTCAACAGTATGCAGTTCGGTACATCCGATGATAATAGGTCTGCGGATAATACCGGAATTTTCGATGATCAGGCCGATACTCGGACTAATAACGGCCGTCTTGAGGCCGAGCGATTCCCCATTTATATGAGCGAATATCCGCTTTATAATCAAACCGGGGTGATGTCTCCATTTACCGATGGGTTTACCTGGGTGACGCTTTTTTCACCGGATCCATTGGCAGCGGGCCGTATCGTAGCCGTGGCAACCATTAACGGCGAAGAGATCGGAAAACAGATCCTTTATAAGAATTTTGCGCCCAAACCAGAACTAAAGATTGCCAAGTCCGTCGACTTGGATGTTGTGAATCTCATTAACGGTAAGGCTACCGTTACATGGACAGTCAATTTTGAAAATGTCGGTAATGGTGAAGCCAAGAACGTCGATATTGAAGACTTTCTATCATTGGGCTCTGGGGAAAGCTACACGCTTGGGGCAATTCCTTCAGGCAGCGTCCTTGTAGGCGATGGATTTACTTATTCCTTCCCGCTTGGTTCTGCGTGGTCTTCTACCTTGGTAAACACGAAAACTCTGACCTTTCAGGCCACCGTCACCGAAGCCGGAACTTACTGTAATGAAGCCCAGATCCTCGCGTATAGTGATGAAAACAACACGTGGACTCCGGTTGGTCTCAACGCACAGGCATGTTTCACTGCACTTGAGTCGAAATTATCGATCGTCAAAGACTTTGTAGCTGAGGATAATATCACGAGTTTGGGAAAATCATTAACTGTTGCAGCCAATGAGCCCGCCCATCTGCGCGTGCGAGTGTACAACAACGGTTCGGGTTCTGCAACGGGCGTTCAGGTCAACGACGCACTTACGAGCGGCGACGCAAACGCGTATCAGCTCATCAGTGTTTCAACTGGTACACCAAACAATAGCGACGGCTTTGACACAAACATCGGCGACCTGGCTGCAGGGGCTACCACGACATTGCTCTTTACGGTTACGGCATCGGTTGATGGGGTATACTGTGACACTGCTACTGTCTCTGCAACTTCAGGGAGCATTGGCATCGGCAGCGATAGTGCCTGTCTGACTGTGGCTACGCCAAGACTCACGATTACAAAGGTTGACGCTCCAAAAAGTGTTCTTCCTGGCGCCAGCTATACATCTACGATCGTAGTAAGCAATAGTGGCAACGCCACTGCCATGAATGTTGTTATCAGCGACGTACTCGGCATGAATACCAGTGTCAACGTTCAGGCTATCTACGTAAGTTCAAGCTTGAACGGTCTCAGCGGCACACTGTCCAACAGTGTTATTACAGCAAAAACGTTCAATCTTACGGCGGGTGATAGCATTACCTTCATCGTCGTAAGTCGTATCCCGCTTGGCGCTGTCAGTGGCACTTACTGTAATACTGCGACTGTAACGAGCAGTAACGCCGGTACCGATCAGGCCTCGGATTGTGTCGATGTTCCAGCCTTCTCGGCGCTCCAAACCGAGCTTATTGACCTCAATGATCCAGTTGCCGTCGGAAGCAATGTCACTTTCTTCACAGCGCTCTATGTAGAGGCACTCTCCAATGAAGGAGTAGGTAAAGACAAGCTGACATATAGCTTCGGTCTAATCGACCCAACCATACTCGGAATTCCTGGCGTCTTTAGGGTTGTTTCAACGGAGGTCTATCTCGACACCGCTCCGATTCGAGATCCTGCCACTGGTTTAGTCGTATCTGATACTTCGAATGCAACCGCCGTGCGTCTGACTCCGGGTAGCGACTACACGATTGATAACAGTACTGAGGGCATGCAGGTGATAAACATGGCTACTGGCGTCGTCTTGCAACCAAACACAGCGCGCTATATTGTGCACGAGGTTTTAGTTCCAAGCGGAACACCAACCAACAAACTGTACACCACGAGCTACGTATGGCATTCGGTCGGTTTAGTCAATCCATCGAATACGTATGAGACTAGTTCCTCCGAACCAACAACCGTCCTCCCATAG
- a CDS encoding phosphoenolpyruvate carboxykinase (GTP), with protein sequence MIMTNFASNNDKLNQWIKEIADMCTPDSIHWCDGSKEEYDKLMEFAVSNGSAISLKKRKNSFLFRSTPSDVARVEDRTYISTSDKIEAGPTNNWIDPSELKNIMKDLYKGCMKGRTMYVIPFSMGPVGSPLAKIGIEITDSPYVVCNMHIMTRVGSKVLEVLGKDGEFIPCLHSIGAPLEPGQKDVSWPCAPMDKKYISHFTEESLIWSYGSGYGGNALLGKKCLALRIASVVARKEGWMAEHMLILRLTNPEGKRYHIAAAFPSACGKTNLAMMQPTIPGWKCECVGDDIAWMKVKADGKLYAINPEAGFFGVAPGTSYNSNPMAMDTLKENCIYTNCALTDDGDIWWEGMDGDPPKHAIDWKHREWTPDKTEPAAHPNARFTAPASQCPAICNDWENPEGVPIDIFVFGGRRASVVPLVNEAYNWDHGVFLGATASSETTAANIGSVGNLRRDPFAMKPFCGYNMGDYFQHWLNMGDKLGSNAPKIFYVNWFRKTATGKWLWPGFGDNSRALKWMCERIDGKAGAKETAIGLLPNIKDLDLSGLKITNEDIEELLKVDISLLKQEIPDLEAHFAQFGDRLPDRLKKQLELLKKRLG encoded by the coding sequence ATTATAATGACAAATTTTGCATCAAACAATGACAAGCTTAATCAGTGGATTAAAGAAATAGCTGATATGTGTACGCCTGACAGCATTCACTGGTGCGACGGTTCAAAAGAAGAGTACGATAAACTTATGGAGTTTGCGGTTTCTAACGGAAGTGCTATCTCTCTTAAAAAAAGAAAAAACAGTTTCTTATTTAGATCAACTCCGAGTGATGTAGCTAGAGTTGAAGATAGAACTTATATTAGCACATCTGATAAGATAGAAGCTGGCCCAACTAATAACTGGATAGATCCTTCAGAACTTAAAAATATTATGAAGGATTTATATAAAGGATGTATGAAGGGTAGGACTATGTATGTTATTCCATTTTCAATGGGACCAGTTGGATCTCCCCTTGCTAAAATAGGGATTGAAATCACGGACAGCCCCTATGTTGTATGTAATATGCATATTATGACCCGAGTAGGTTCAAAAGTTTTAGAAGTTTTAGGAAAAGACGGAGAATTTATTCCTTGTCTTCACTCTATTGGAGCTCCCCTTGAACCTGGCCAGAAAGATGTTTCATGGCCTTGTGCCCCTATGGATAAAAAATATATTAGCCATTTTACAGAGGAAAGCCTTATATGGTCTTATGGATCAGGATATGGAGGAAATGCGCTTTTAGGCAAAAAATGTTTAGCTCTAAGGATAGCGTCTGTTGTAGCGAGAAAAGAAGGCTGGATGGCAGAACATATGTTAATATTGCGTTTAACTAACCCTGAAGGTAAGCGATATCATATTGCTGCTGCATTTCCATCCGCTTGTGGAAAAACAAATCTTGCTATGATGCAACCAACTATACCTGGCTGGAAGTGTGAATGTGTAGGAGATGATATTGCTTGGATGAAAGTTAAAGCTGATGGCAAACTATATGCAATAAATCCGGAAGCAGGTTTTTTTGGAGTAGCTCCAGGTACTTCTTATAACTCGAACCCAATGGCTATGGATACTTTAAAAGAAAACTGTATTTATACAAATTGCGCTCTTACAGATGACGGAGACATCTGGTGGGAAGGAATGGATGGAGATCCTCCAAAACATGCTATTGATTGGAAACACAGAGAATGGACTCCTGATAAAACAGAACCGGCGGCTCATCCTAATGCCAGATTTACAGCTCCTGCATCTCAATGTCCCGCTATTTGTAATGATTGGGAAAATCCAGAAGGCGTTCCGATTGACATATTTGTATTTGGTGGTCGTAGAGCATCTGTTGTTCCTTTAGTTAATGAAGCTTATAATTGGGATCATGGAGTATTTTTAGGAGCCACAGCTTCTTCAGAAACAACTGCGGCAAATATTGGAAGCGTAGGAAATCTTCGCAGAGATCCTTTTGCAATGAAGCCTTTCTGTGGATATAACATGGGAGATTATTTTCAACATTGGCTAAATATGGGAGATAAATTAGGAAGTAATGCCCCAAAGATTTTTTATGTAAATTGGTTTCGTAAAACAGCTACAGGAAAATGGTTGTGGCCTGGTTTTGGAGATAATAGCCGCGCATTAAAATGGATGTGCGAACGAATTGATGGAAAAGCTGGAGCAAAAGAAACAGCAATTGGCTTATTGCCAAATATAAAAGATTTAGATTTAAGTGGTTTAAAAATAACTAATGAGGACATAGAAGAACTATTAAAAGTAGATATTTCTTTGTTGAAACAAGAAATACCGGATCTTGAAGCTCATTTTGCGCAATTTGGAGACAGATTGCCGGATCGTTTAAAAAAACAATTAGAACTTTTAAAGAAACGATTAGGATAA